Sequence from the Parvicella tangerina genome:
TATAAATACGATGAACAAGGCAGATTAATCTCCGATAAGTATTCTTATATGGGTTCTCCTGAGTTTGAGGATATTTATACCTACGAAGGAAAAACAGACCAGATCAAAAAATGTGAATTAAAAAGATTTGACACTGAACCGTTTGACTTTTCTGCCGTTGCCAAATATGAATATCACCCGAACGGTGCAGTTAAATCATTTCAGAAGATCATGAACGTAGATGAGTACGCATTTAGAGGATATACTCAATTTTTTGATGAGCACGGAAATATGACGGAAGCTATTGGAGGTGACTCGATAAACAAAAAGAGTTTTGACCATATTCATCAAACATTTGATGAACTCAATAATATAGTGTCTAAAAAAGCCTATCACATCTACACTGGAGAAGGTGATGCTAAAGAACATACCACCCATACGTACACCTATGACAAGAAAGATAACTGGACGGAGAAAATAAGTAATATAGCCTACCAGTATAGCATAGAAGGTCATGTGCTTACGGAACCTGAGGAGGTTGTTGAAAAGAAAGAAAAACAAACTCGGGTGATCACCTACTATTAAACTTCATCATTCATAATATAAAGCGGTTGGTAAACATTACTAACCGCTTTTTTTTGTTAGGATGTCATTGAGAAAAGTGACCGATATCATTGATGTCGGCTCTCTCCTAACCTACCTTTGAAAAAAACGATTAATTATGCAGGCAAAAGAAATCATGTCAACCCCAGTAGTGATCACAAAAGGAAATGTGAAGTTAGATCGCGTGAAAGATTTATTTCATCGTCACCAGATTAATTCAGCTCCAGTACTCACAGAAGAAGGAGAGATTGAAGGGATCATAACTTCTTCAGACTTAACCGCTATCCATAACCAAAACCTTTTGGTTAGAGACGTTATGTCTAGAAAAGTGAGTGTATGCGCACTTACAGCAAGAGTTCAGGATCTAGGTAAAACAATGGTTAATGATGGTATTCATCACATTGTGGTAATGGACGATGGAAAAGTTCAAGGCATGGTAAGTTCGCTGGATGTCATTAAAGGAATGTTGAATTAACTCGGCATTTTTGAATCCACTCACATTTTAAGTAATATTACGAAGATTACAATTTTGATCTTTGGGTAAATTCGTGACCATAAAATCAACAACGATGAAGAAACAGTTAATCTTATTTTCTTTTTTATGGCTTGGATATGGGTTTCAAGCTCAATATATCCCTATTAATGATGTCAAAGCAATGGACATTGCTTCAGACGCGATCAGTGTAAAAGAGATTGCTGATTACTCTACTATTTATGGAACTGTACTTTATGAGTTTAATAAGGATCAGCGAATCATTAAAAAGACGGAATTTAATACTAAAACTGGAGAACCTGGGGTTCAGTATATCTATGAATATCAAGATAATGGACTCAAAGCAAAAAAGACAAAATATGTTCTTGAACCTGGCAAAGAGGATACCGTGGTATTTGAATACAATAAATACGGTATAAAGATCTGCAGCTGCACAGGACAAGGTGAAGAAGGAGCCAAATATGACGACAGGGGCAACGTGATTGAAACCTACAAAAAGAATGGGGATCCCTACATTACGACTTCTTATACCTACGAAGGTGATCAGATCAAAGAGAAAGTTCACACCGATCGGTATGACAATGGAACAAAGATCATCACAGAAAATGAACGAGGTCAAATTACTCGAATGGAAATGATTGGTTTTGCTTTTGATGATAGAAATGAGTTAGCTATTGTAGAAAGTAAATACAATGCTGACCATAAGTTAGCTAAAGAAGAGTCTATTAGATATAAAACCGACAAGGACGGATCAAGAACTGACAAGATCAAAGATATTACTTATTATATCTATGAATATGGTGACCATGGAAATTTAATCTTGGAGCAACGTCAAAATAAAAAAGGAAAAGTGAAGTACGAAAAAAAGTACGCTTACACCTATGACGAGAAAGGAAGTTGGATAGAAATGTACATAGACGGAGAGCTATATAAAACAAGAGAAATTCAATACAAATAAGCATTCTTACCCTGAAGTAAGTCCAGCTACTCGGTGGCGAGCGATTACAATTCTATTCCAATGATCGTAACATCATCAAGTTGTTCTTCTTGGCCCTTCCATTGCTCGAACGCTTTGAAGATAGCAATACGCTGATCGGTCATGCTCAACTCTCTGGTTTCAAAGAGTAAGCGAATCAGGTTCTTTCGCTTAAATTTCTTGAGTTTTCCGAATGATTCACCTCCGAATTGATCGATGATACCATCGGTAAACATATACAGTCTGTCTCCTGCTTTTAAACGAATAACCTGTCTGGTAAATGGTTTTTCTAAGTTACCCGATCCAATGGGTTGTCTATCTGCCTTTAACTCATAAATGCTAAATGCATCATCAGCACCTACACGCCTAGCATCATTCCCATAATCGTGACTAGAAAGCACCCACAAAGAGTTATGAGCACCAGCAAAAACCACCTCTCTTGTTACCGTATTAATATGAGATAGCGCGATATCCATCCCATCTCTTACCTTCATATCATCGGTCTGTTCATCAGCAGAGCTGAACCGTTTTCTCACCAGGTCATTCACCGTATTCAGGATAAGGTCTGGCTGGTCTAACTTAAACTCATTTGCTGCTTGATTTAAAGCATCATTACAAACCACAGATACCAGAGCTCCTGGAACACCATGTCCGGTACAATCAGCAGCTGCAATAAACGCATTATCAGATACCGTTTGCAGCCAGTAAAAATCACCCGCTACGATATCTTTGGGTAAATAAAGAACAAAGTTTTTTGGGAAGATCTTATCAATTGAATCCTTAGAGGGTAGAATCGCATTTTGGAGTCGTTGCGCATAGTTGATCGAATCAATGATGTCTTTGTTTCGTTCTTCTAGCTGATCACGTTGAACGGAGATCTCTTTCAGGTTCAATGAAATCTCTTCTGTTTTCTCATCCACTAGCCGCTGGAGGTTATCATTGGCCTTTCGGAGCCTCAGGGAGTTTAACTTCACAATGACTACAACGATTAAAGCCAGCGAGAACAGGAAAAAACCGTAGGCATACCAAGTTCTATACCAAGGTGGAAGTATCGTAAAGGAATACGCAAAAACCTCGCTTTCCGTTCCTTCAGCATTTTTTGCCTTGACTAAAAAGGTATAGTCCCCTTCTGGTAAATTGGTGTAAATAGCTTTTCGATCAGTGGCCCAGGGTGAGAAACCTTTATCGTTCCCCTCGAGTTGATAACTATACAGCAAAGGCTCCTCATCGGTATGGAAAGCACTAACAAAATCAAAGGAGATATTGTTGAAGGCGTAATCAAATATTGGCTGCTTACTCAACAGGTCATCGTCCTCATTCAAAAGGCCTTCAAACAAGATAGAGTCACCATTCACCGTTATCCGCTTTAACAAGACCTGAGTATTTACGTTTACCGATTGTTCCTGATGCGGATTAAACCGCACAATGTTCTCCTCTCCTACCAACCAGGTCTCGCCTGTTTCTGAACAAAAGATATCATTTATAAAACCTACGTTAAGATGGGCTAAAGATGTAGTGTCTACCTCGTAACCATCGTCTGTTTTTCGGCAGAAGTAAACGGGTCCAGAAGCTTCATAAAACAAGTTGCCGTAGATATCTTCTTTGATTAGCCAACTACTAAATTCCTGTTTTAAAAGGTCAGCCGTAAAGTCGTCCTCAACAAACTGATCCGTTTCTTTATCATACCTCCAAATCTGTTCAGCTTTAGGGGCAAAAATCATTCGGTCCTGAATGGAGAATGGCAACACATAACCAGCTTGTCCTGTCAGTTCTTGATCATAATGCTTGTAAACAATGGTGTTTTGCGTAGTGTCTATTTTGATCCTTGCTATTCCAGCTGAATAAAAACCACCCCAAAACACATTTGAACTGGTAGGATCTTTTTCTAAATGAAGAAATTCGTCTGGAAAATCCTGACTTTTTTTGAGTTGCCAGAGGCCATTTACCTTTTTCCATAAGAACAACTCTTTTCGTCCACCGACCAGCAGATAATTAGGCCCTACTTCAACAAGCGCTCGAGCATATTTAGGAGATAGTTGATCAAAGTCTTTTCCGTTATAGCGATGAAGTCCACTAGTGGTTGCACAGAACAACTCTCCATCAACCTCCAAAAGGTCAAAGGATTGTTCATTGAACCCTGGAATCGAGGAAGTAGTTAAAAAACCTTCTTTATTCTTTATGAAGAAGACATGCTCATTCGTTGCTATTACTAATTGATCATGGTATTCGACTATGGCATTAGAAACACCAGAAACCTGCTCAAATTGTTCAGAAAGCAAGGTGTAGTTTTTATTGAACAAGATTTTGTATATGCCAACATCTGATGTCAACCACAGTAACCCTTCTCGATCATAATACATGTTTCTCACTGCATTTGAGCTGAGCCCGTTCTCTTCATTATATGCAGAGACAATATTTCCGTACTTATTCAAAATGAATATACCGTGCGTGGTAGTACTCACGCCAATACGCTGATCGGGAAAGATTTCAAGATCATTCAGATAGAAACCAGGTTCAACAATATCATCCAACTGCGAGTCAAAATGTTCTACAGTATTTGTGTTTTCGTCATAGATCACCAACTTAATTCCTTGTCCGGTCATCATGATCTTATCTTCTTCATACTGTGCTAATCCTTGAACAGAAACTCCGTTTAATTGATTACTTAACGACTCAACAATGTAGTCTTCTGAAAAGTATTTCAAGGAGTCGTGATGAATTTTATATATACTGCTGTACTTATCCTGCACCCAAATGTATTCACCTATTTGATAACTACTTTTAATCGCATGTTCCTCCACTGGAAAAACTTCGGTTTCCCCATTCTCGTAAACTAACCATAAATGCTCTGAGCGAAATACGACCTTATCATCAAAAAGATGTACCCCCCAATAAAATTCTGTTGAAAGGGTTGTTGCATACTCCTCATTGGTGATTTGCACCGGGGTCAATTCTCCTCTTTCGTTCTTTTCAAAATACCCCACTTCGCCAATCGCCCCATAGTAAATTCTTTCATCCTGATCTATTGCGATGGAGAGCATATTGGTCTCTTTGGCCGTGTTCACCAAATCCCACTCTACCCCATCGAAGAATAACAAGCCATTACCGTTGGCAAAATACATGACACCATTTTCCGTTTGAGCCGCTTGCCAGGTCTGATTATGTCCTTTATAGGTTTTCGCAGCATAATAGATCACCTTATGGTTAGACACCAACTGACCAAAAGTCTCGTGAAGGGACGAAAATTCAATAATTAGGAGTAATATGACAAGGGTTAGCGATCGA
This genomic interval carries:
- a CDS encoding CBS domain-containing protein — translated: MQAKEIMSTPVVITKGNVKLDRVKDLFHRHQINSAPVLTEEGEIEGIITSSDLTAIHNQNLLVRDVMSRKVSVCALTARVQDLGKTMVNDGIHHIVVMDDGKVQGMVSSLDVIKGMLN
- a CDS encoding SpoIIE family protein phosphatase, producing MIRSLTLVILLLIIEFSSLHETFGQLVSNHKVIYYAAKTYKGHNQTWQAAQTENGVMYFANGNGLLFFDGVEWDLVNTAKETNMLSIAIDQDERIYYGAIGEVGYFEKNERGELTPVQITNEEYATTLSTEFYWGVHLFDDKVVFRSEHLWLVYENGETEVFPVEEHAIKSSYQIGEYIWVQDKYSSIYKIHHDSLKYFSEDYIVESLSNQLNGVSVQGLAQYEEDKIMMTGQGIKLVIYDENTNTVEHFDSQLDDIVEPGFYLNDLEIFPDQRIGVSTTTHGIFILNKYGNIVSAYNEENGLSSNAVRNMYYDREGLLWLTSDVGIYKILFNKNYTLLSEQFEQVSGVSNAIVEYHDQLVIATNEHVFFIKNKEGFLTTSSIPGFNEQSFDLLEVDGELFCATTSGLHRYNGKDFDQLSPKYARALVEVGPNYLLVGGRKELFLWKKVNGLWQLKKSQDFPDEFLHLEKDPTSSNVFWGGFYSAGIARIKIDTTQNTIVYKHYDQELTGQAGYVLPFSIQDRMIFAPKAEQIWRYDKETDQFVEDDFTADLLKQEFSSWLIKEDIYGNLFYEASGPVYFCRKTDDGYEVDTTSLAHLNVGFINDIFCSETGETWLVGEENIVRFNPHQEQSVNVNTQVLLKRITVNGDSILFEGLLNEDDDLLSKQPIFDYAFNNISFDFVSAFHTDEEPLLYSYQLEGNDKGFSPWATDRKAIYTNLPEGDYTFLVKAKNAEGTESEVFAYSFTILPPWYRTWYAYGFFLFSLALIVVVIVKLNSLRLRKANDNLQRLVDEKTEEISLNLKEISVQRDQLEERNKDIIDSINYAQRLQNAILPSKDSIDKIFPKNFVLYLPKDIVAGDFYWLQTVSDNAFIAAADCTGHGVPGALVSVVCNDALNQAANEFKLDQPDLILNTVNDLVRKRFSSADEQTDDMKVRDGMDIALSHINTVTREVVFAGAHNSLWVLSSHDYGNDARRVGADDAFSIYELKADRQPIGSGNLEKPFTRQVIRLKAGDRLYMFTDGIIDQFGGESFGKLKKFKRKNLIRLLFETRELSMTDQRIAIFKAFEQWKGQEEQLDDVTIIGIEL